The Gloeobacter morelensis MG652769 genome contains the following window.
TGCATCACCCCTACGATTCGTTTGCCGCCACCGTCGAGCGCTTCGTCTCGGCGGCGGCGGACGATCCGGACGTGCTCACCATCAAACAGACCCTGTACCGCACCTCCGGCGACTCGCCTATCGTGCGCGCCTTGATTCGCGCCGCTGAAAACGGCAAGCAGGTGGCGGTGCTGGTGGAACTCAAAGCCCGCTTCGACGAAGAGAACAACATCAACTGGGCAAGGGCCCTGGAGCGCGCCGGGGTGCACGTCGTCTACGGTCTGGTGGGTCTCAAGACCCACGCCAAGGCGCTGTTGGTGGTCCGCCGCGAAAAAGGCCACATCCGCCGCTATGTGCACCTGGCCACCGGCAACTACAACTCCAAAACCGCCAATCTCTACACCGACTACGGGCTATTTAGCTGCAGGCCGGATCTAGGAGCCGACGTCACCGATTTATTCAACTATCTGACCGGCTACTCCCACCAGACCCATTACCGCAAGTTGCTGGTGGCTCCTGCCCGCATGCGCGACCAATTTGTCGAACTAATCGACCGCGAGATTGCCGCGCGCTCCCCCGAGGCACCCGGGCGGATCATCGCCAAGATGAATTCCCTGGTCGACCCGATTTTGATCCGGGCGCTGTACCGGGCTTCCCAGGCCGGGGTGCACATTGATTTGATTGTGCGCGGCATCTGCTGTCTGCGGCCGGGCTATGCCGAGGTCAGCGAAAATATTCGCGTCATCAGCATCGTGGGGCGCCTGCTCGAACATTCGCGGGTGTTTTACTTCGGCAATGGCGGCAATAGCGAAGTCTACATCGGCTCGGCCGACTGGATGCCCCGCAACCTCGACCGGCGCGTCGAGGTGATGACACCCGTCGAAGAGCCGCGCCTGCGCGACGAACTGGTCGCTTTTTTGCATTTGCTGCTCAGCGACAACCGCCAGAGCTGGGAGTTGCAGACCAACGGCGCCTACGCCCGCCGTCACACGTTGCCCGGTGCAATCGAAATCAGCTCCCAGCAGGTGCTCATCGACCGGGCGCTCAGCCGCTGAGGATTATTGGCCGACAGCGGAGGGCTGGAACTTTTCGGCCCCCAGAACCACCTTTGCAGCGAGGATTTTGTCGCCGATGCGCAGTTTCTCGGCGTTGGTCAGACCATCCACCACGTAACCGAAGACCGTATAGCGCCCATCCAGAAAGTTGCCGCGCGGGTTGACCATTTCGTTGTTGGCGTAGGTGATATAAAACTGGGTCGAACCGGAGTTGGGGTCTTTTTCGGTGTGAGCCAGACCGACCGCTCCGGGTAAGTGGCGCATCACCGGAAAAATTTTCTCGGGGATCCCAGCCTGGCGGAGGGTCTTGCCGTAAATTGGCTGGGAGGCACCCTCAGGGATAATCTCGATGGGCACCCGCCGGATCTTGCCGGTGGCCGGATCCAGGTAGCCGCCGTCGTTTTTGCCCTGGGGATCGCTCACCTGCACCAGGTAGCCCTTCTCGAAGCGATTGAAGGCCGTGCCCACGTAGACGCCCTTTTGCACCAGATCGATAAAGTTGCCGGCGTTGATCGGGGCGCGGTCGCCGTCGAGGACGATGGCGATCGGCCCCCGGGTGGTGGTGAGTTCCACCAGGGCTTTACCCGTCAACCGGGGCAAGTTGGCGTATTCGGTAGGAACGGCAACCGGCTCGGCTCTGGCCCGATCGGATTTTTCGGGGACGCCGGTGCAGCCGCCCAGGGTGGCAAGCAGGGCAAAGCCCAACAACAGCTTTAACGATCTCACTTCGGTTCTCGCCAGGGACTGAATCAGAACGCACGGTGCCCAATTATACTTTCAATCGTGGACTTTCCGGGTGGAGCGTATGGACAGTCGAGTGCACGGTGCGATGACTCTGGTGGCGGTGCTGACCACCCAGGCGTGGGCGGGGACCGTTTTGTTGGGTGCGGTGGCTGCACCCTTGCCGTCGGCATCGGCAGAAATAATCATCGCCCAGAGCGCCCCCGCCATCGACAGCTTTACCGCCGGGGAGGTCGACGATCTGAGCCCCGGCACCGAACTGATCTTCACCGTCGAAGGCTCCCCCAAAGCAAAAGCGACCGTCTCGATCGCCGGGGTGGCTGCCCGATTGCCGCTGCGCGAAGTCGAGCCCGGCGTCTACGAGGGCCGCTACACCATCAAGCGCAACGATCGGATCACCGGGAAGACCGTTGTGCGCGCCACCCTCACCCAGGGCAGGCGCTCCACTTCGCTGCAGCTGGCCCAACCGCTGGCGGCGGGCGGCGGTGCCGACAGTGCGGTGCGCATCGAGCGCTTTGCGGTCGACCCGATCGAGCGGCTCGAACCGGGAGCCGAACTGGTTTTCAGGCTCACCGGCACCCCCGACTCGCGCGCTTCTTTTACCATCGGTGATGTCGTGCGCGACCGACCGATGGAGCAGACCA
Protein-coding sequences here:
- a CDS encoding peptidylprolyl isomerase — translated: MRSLKLLLGFALLATLGGCTGVPEKSDRARAEPVAVPTEYANLPRLTGKALVELTTTRGPIAIVLDGDRAPINAGNFIDLVQKGVYVGTAFNRFEKGYLVQVSDPQGKNDGGYLDPATGKIRRVPIEIIPEGASQPIYGKTLRQAGIPEKIFPVMRHLPGAVGLAHTEKDPNSGSTQFYITYANNEMVNPRGNFLDGRYTVFGYVVDGLTNAEKLRIGDKILAAKVVLGAEKFQPSAVGQ